From the genome of Chroicocephalus ridibundus chromosome 1, bChrRid1.1, whole genome shotgun sequence, one region includes:
- the ECRG4 gene encoding augurin isoform X2, whose translation MPPPCPRGALPGAAFLLLLLLLPLLCAAPDISRGNKLKLMLQKREAPVATEPEVLVKEAVAKEFLSSLRRQRRQLWDRSQPDVQQWYQQFLYLGFDEAKFEDDISYWTSLGRARNEYYGGHYQHHYDEDSPIGPRNPHTFRHGASVNYDDY comes from the exons atgccgcCGCCGTGCCCCCGCGGGGCCCTGCCCGGagccgccttcctcctcctcctcctcctcctcccgctgctctGCGCGGCCCCCG ATATTTCAAGGGGAAATAAGCTGAAACTGATGCTTCAGAAGCGAGAAG CCCCTGTTGCCACGGAGCCTGAGGTGTTGGTGAAAGAAGCGGTGGCCAAGGAGTTCCTAAGCAGCCTGAGACGCCAGAGGCGGCAGCTGTGGGACCGGAGCCAGCCCGACGTGCAGCAGTGGTACCAGCAGTTCCTGTACCTGGGGTTCGACGAGGCG aaatttGAAGATGACATCTCCTACTGGACAAGCTTAGGGCGGGCTCGTAATGAATACTACGGTGGACACTACCAACACCACTACGATGAAGATTCACCAATTGGCCCGCGAAATCCGCACACCTTCAGGCACGGGGCAAGCGTCAACTATGATGATTACTAA
- the ECRG4 gene encoding augurin isoform X1, which translates to MQHRAAGKLPCRSRGGSPAAAAAMPPPCPRGALPGAAFLLLLLLLPLLCAAPDISRGNKLKLMLQKREAPVATEPEVLVKEAVAKEFLSSLRRQRRQLWDRSQPDVQQWYQQFLYLGFDEAKFEDDISYWTSLGRARNEYYGGHYQHHYDEDSPIGPRNPHTFRHGASVNYDDY; encoded by the exons GTGGgtctcccgccgccgccgccgccatgccgcCGCCGTGCCCCCGCGGGGCCCTGCCCGGagccgccttcctcctcctcctcctcctcctcccgctgctctGCGCGGCCCCCG ATATTTCAAGGGGAAATAAGCTGAAACTGATGCTTCAGAAGCGAGAAG CCCCTGTTGCCACGGAGCCTGAGGTGTTGGTGAAAGAAGCGGTGGCCAAGGAGTTCCTAAGCAGCCTGAGACGCCAGAGGCGGCAGCTGTGGGACCGGAGCCAGCCCGACGTGCAGCAGTGGTACCAGCAGTTCCTGTACCTGGGGTTCGACGAGGCG aaatttGAAGATGACATCTCCTACTGGACAAGCTTAGGGCGGGCTCGTAATGAATACTACGGTGGACACTACCAACACCACTACGATGAAGATTCACCAATTGGCCCGCGAAATCCGCACACCTTCAGGCACGGGGCAAGCGTCAACTATGATGATTACTAA